In one Carassius carassius chromosome 12, fCarCar2.1, whole genome shotgun sequence genomic region, the following are encoded:
- the LOC132154525 gene encoding uncharacterized protein LOC132154525, giving the protein MYSVEDLLISHGYKLPRSGPASSSSAAPYDNRNNEYRRDNVENRPAAGGGGGGTLNGFGTTEGGAEAGTGVYRPAPVKACPENNNNINEGHERIHRRLEVPVAFLGELQPLGDSLATDSGFYDAPSLTFSEHADERDISFWRRRGQDFSALLDYADPRELRVSGGLWRGPVLAVEELRAERPLARWEEGPWIREPIDSGPETLRVTGERKCQSLGTEEWRPAVGLGRQLSDGEAEHWSQEQQHHLRPAEGSVSTTVRAKSQSLPRVLSPEDPHYGELPQTGAPNHPPTQRSSSSAPYSRYHSEWPAGERWSGQTQSHASSAVVPKPRFSRPVKPPSYETHQQNRGSLETLSSEPVSKARDRSVCFSQTFEPLRDRSGCYSQSAEPLRDRSICFSQSAEPIRDRMLSHSQSVEPLRDRFVSHSQSAELLRDRFFSHSHSADLLRDRSLCYSQSSELLRDRSICYSQSAELLRPESYRTDLFYHELTGMEPPGYIPPPSYRRFLPPRSGQNYRADSALVRWKREPVSAEMGQWFSRTSGLSWSERREDRSMAVVPRRSVHPGPVVPSRPGLVQYVPFEDPRIRHVSGGPCGNSLTDADKIRHVNKELPCAATLGQSTHDSAFLSSQGPNLSTDTNKPALTEQENTNRWHKGMNKGSETVAPDQSCAKFPPAFQLRPLQPIIKTDRSTDQQTRADRITDQVKVERVTEPVKAERGAEQTKTDQVKVTEQVKPDRVTDLIKLDKPTEQVKPDRITDKQVKVERLTDQIQVDRIPDQVKVDKYTDKQIKPEVKAEKIPEKLIKADRTSDRQSKAERLLEKHLKIDRILEKQLKADKILEKQCKFEKFTDKLNKSDKQAKGDSSTDQMKSDQITDKSGKADKSLDKGSSESVSTVKTEPVQEPEKKSVKKKLSETIFCLVSVPLSQSSTKSRDQNNNEEKEPDSPPIPPPPPPSSSSENSNTLSSLPNQSLKSTSTTSTDLELQALTLGSGTSSIATRRAHRRRNSRSRIIKPNPHDELRRYSGAWPGDQYRDQETQTSPEPTKNNANPGPNNTEAQDAPAAPEVTPAETTSVAPGAAPGAIGASSAPPAPSVPSVPPTPAAPPASGAPDPGTPYGYPMKGQKSLKPSSNSAFSRTGTFSKSTGSHRPPLHPPSHPPPPPPTQPPSQPPPPPPTQLPAQSPPSDLTEEAKSATGPNPEALGQFLLKPVSRRPWDTIEDLETINKEAQDQAGKRPSVDQCIEDLNEAYKDILELSTASNNLPNRSSMQIPDRIKSRLSSDSLGIPATALRPSLVPGSDPEYREVKSAFSRPSTGKSVSFSKQLREEICPAPPPPEPGFRDYKTVMSQITQRKACRSVKLDIPAPKETQRDDDLTAQTSSTSSMAAEIPWADRQPMQDASTLTSPPDYEHICQTLQMARESGAVSRSSIKSKPGSAMSIETPQHVPIPGRPPIDSEQPCCSSALEVRQGPMALFRDERSSGFRRVTSHTNRFLSNRGVLGSLATGKPVGDKAGLEASPEVPADWQMQLSLAEKHIATLITGKGSAENLDESNMVKGDKDIPGSESVEDEVSNTLATEMKEDSASAEQKHNEIKKKETEQTEKPESQQSEVTEKVKEDETSRKKMQTEQECCVTEGTEQNSDINSEANKEPNVILRANKTAMWTNSGLESELRPEFPPDHLPLSVLPTTNRRLSLGLDWERGGWEGESLGQGGFWSRERRSLDAERWDVGVERWGLDNDRQEGGGEKRGLGGWRGCGIDGQGTDDSDWELDKNTQDTVDKDADSDTKQKILKPEQGHSSPVSSTDEVEKYKKHVVASQCIENGRSQGPGEGQVSSVDRRSRGLSQRIEALFTAPPGHGSEERLARMREVDTVSRMRSLSLRSSDSWDGLHGVGRWVDYGWEKEGPLPGPQDSSKITKVEDKEGSAHPAVTSEPKEKKDDQTTLKESQEPSQVERS; this is encoded by the exons GTTCTATGATGCTCCAAGCCTGACATTCTCTGAACATGCAGATGAGCGAGATATTTCATTCTGGAGAAGGAGGGGACAGGACTTCAGTGCTCTTTTGGACTATGCTGATCCCAGGGAACTCAGAGTGTCTGGAGGATTGTGGAGAGGTCCAGTACTAGCCGTTGAAGAGCTGAGGGCTGAGAGGCCACTGGCACGCTGGGAGGAAGGCCCATGGATACGGGAACCTATAGACTCAGGCCCAGAGACTCTACGTGTGACTGGAGAGAGAAAATGCCAGAGCCTGGGAACAGAGGAGTGGCGCCCAGCAGTGGGCTTGGGCCGGCAGCTGTCAGATGGGGAGGCTGAACATTGGTCTCAGGAGCAGCAACACCATCTGCGACCAGCAGAGGGTAGTGTGTCCACCACAGTGCGAGCCAAGTCTCAGTCGCTCCCTCGAGTCCTTTCACCAGAAGATCCCCACTATGGAGAACTGCCTCAAACCGGTGCCCCAAATCACCCACCTACACAAAGAAGCAGCAGCTCTGCTCCATACAGTCGATACCACAGTGAGTGGCCAGCAGGGGAAAGGTGGAGTGGTCAGACACAAAGTCATGCATCTTCTGCAGTTGTACCAAAGCCACGGTTCAGCCGCCCCGTCAAGCCCCCGTCTTATGAGACTCACCAGCAAAACAGGGGGAGCTTGGAAACATTGTCCTCTGAACCTGTGTCCAAAGCCAGAGACCGCTCAGTGTGTTTCTCTCAGACTTTTGAACCACTCAGAGACCGGTCTGGATGTTATTCTCAGAGTGCAGAGCCTCTAAGAGATCGGTCCATTTGCTTTTCACAGAGTGCAGAACCAATTCGAGACCGCATGCTGAGCCACTCTCAGAGTGTTGAACCGCTAAGAGACAGATTTGTCAGTCATTCACAGAGTGCAGAACTACTGCGTGATCGTTTTTTCAGCCACTCGCATAGTGCCGATCTTTTACGGGACCGATCCCTTTGTTACTCTCAGAGCTCAGAACTGCTACGAGACCGGTCCATTTGTTACTCCCAAAGTGCAGAGCTCCTGAGACCAGAATCGTACAGGACAGATCTATTTTACCATGAACTGACTGGTATGGAGCCCCCTGGTTACATCCCACCCCCCTCCTACAGGAGATTCCTGCCACCAAGGAGTGGACAGAACTACCGAGCAGATTCTGCTCTTGTCCGATGGAAACGTGAGCCTGTGAGTGCAGAGATGGGCCAGTGGTTTTCTAGGACTTCAGGATTGTCATGGTCAGAACGGCGTGAAGATAGGAGCATGGCAGTAGTTCCAAGAAGGTCTGTGCATCCAGGGCCTGTTGTACCTAGCCGTCCAGGACTTGTGCAGTATGTCCCATTTGAAGACCCGCGTATCAGGCACGTCTCAGGGGGCCCCTGTGGAAACTCGCTCACAGACGCGGACAAGATCCGACACGTCAACAAAGAGCTTCCCTGCGCTGCAACTTTAGGACAATCCACACATGATAGTGCCTTTCTCTCTTCACAGGGACCGAATCTTAGCACGGATACTAACAAACCGGCTCTCACTGAACAGGAGAATACTAACCGCTGGCACAAGGGGATGAACAAAGGCAGTGAAACTGTAGCACCTGACCAGAGCTGTGCAAAGTTCCCCCCAGCCTTTCAGCTCAGACCCCTGCAACCAATCATTAAAACAGACAGAAGTACAGACCAACAGACTAGAGCAGACAGAATCACTGACCAAGTCAAGGTTGAGAGAGTAACAGAGCCTGTCAAAGCTGAGAGAGGTGCTGAACAGACAAAAACAGACCAGGTCAAAGTAACAGAGCAAGTGAAACCAGATCGAGTTACTGACCTAATTAAATTAGATAAGCCTACAGAGCAAGTAAAGCCGGACAGGATTACAGACAAACAAGTAAAGGTGGAAAGATTAACTGACCAGATACAAGTAGACAGAATACCAGATCAAGTCAAAGTCGACAAGTATACCGACAAACAAATTAAGCCTGAGGTCAAAGCGGAGAAAATCCCTGAAAAGCTCATAAAAGCAGACAGAACTTCAGACAGGCAAAGTAAAGCTGAACGACTCTTAGAGAAGCACTTGAAGATCGATAGAATTTTAGAAAAACAACTGAAAGCagataaaattttagaaaaacagTGTAAATTTGAAAAATTTACTGACAAGTTAAATAAGTCTGACAAGCAGGCTAAAGGAGACAGCAGTACAGACCAGATGAAATCGGACCAGATCACTGACAAGTCTGGAAAAGCTGACAAATCCTTGGATAAAGGTTCCTCAGAGAGTGTTTCAACAGTAAAGACAGAACCAGTCCAGGAACCTGAGAAAAAGAGTGTGAAAAAGAAACTCAGTGAGACCATCTTCTGCCTTGTGTCCGTGCCACTTTCGCAGTCCAGTACAAAATCTCGAGATCAAAACAACAATGAAGAGAAAGAACCAGACTCTCCTCcaattcctcctcctcctccaccaagTTCCTCCAGCGAAAACAGCAACACCCTCAGCTCCCTGCCAAACCAAAGCCTCAAAAGCACATCCACCACCTCCACTGACTTAGAGCTACAAGCACTCACACTTGGCAGTGGGACCAGTAGCATAGCCACAAGGAGAGCTCATCGCAGAAGGAACTCACGCTCTAGGATCATTAAGCCAAATCCACATGATGAGCTCCGACGCTATTCTGGGGCTTGGCCTGGGGACCAGTACCGTGATCAGGAAACCCAAACAAGCCCCGAGCCCACAAAGAACAATGCAAATCCAGGCCCCAACAATACAGAAGCACAAGATGCTCCTGCTGCCCCAGAGGTAACTCCTGCTGAGACTACATCGGTGGCTCCAGGGGCTGCCCCAGGGGCCATTGGGGCTTCGTCAGCTCCACCGGCTCCATCGGTTCCATCAGTTCCACCGACTCCAGCAGCTCCACCGGCTTCAGGAGCTCCTGACCCCGGCACCCCTTATGGGTATCCCATGAAGGGCCAGAAAAGCCTAAAACCCTCCAGCAACAGTGCTTTTTCACGGACAGGTACCTTCTCCAAGAGCACAGGTTCTCACAGACCTCCATTACATCCCCCGTCTCACCCTCCACCCCCTCCTCCAACCCAACCACCATCtcaacctcctcctcctccaccaacACAGCTTCCAGCTCAGTCCCCACCATCAGATCTTACTGAAGAGGCGAAGTCAGCCACAGGGCCAAACCCAGAGGCATTAGGCCAGTTCTTGCTGAAGCCAGTGAGCCGGCGGCCGTGGGATACCATTGAGGATCTTGAGACCATCAATAAGGAGGCGCAAGACCAAGCAGGTAAACGCCCCAGTGTGGACCAGTGCATTGAGGATCTCAACGAGGCCTACAAAGATATCCTTGAGCTCAGCACTGCCAGCAATAACCTTCCCAACCGCTCCTCCATGCAAATCCCTGACCGCATTAAATCCAGGTTATCTTCAGATTCACTTGGAATTCCTGCAACCGCTCTTCGACCAAGCTTGGTGCCTGGAAGTGACCCAGAATACCGGGAGGTGAAGAGTGCCTTTTCCCGACCATCAACTGGGAAGAGTGTGAGCTTCAGCAAACAGCTAAGAGAGGAGATTTGTCCTGCTCCTCCCCCACCAGAACCAGGTTTCAGAGATTACAAAACAGTTATGTCCCAGATAACCCAACGCAAAGCCTGCAGATCAGTGAAGCTGGATATTCCTGCCCCCAAAGAGACTCAAAGAGATGACGATTTGACTGCACAAACCTCCTCCACCTCTTCCATGGCAGCCGAGATCCCATGGGCAGACAGACAGCCCATGCAAGATGCTTCCACTCTAACCAGCCCCCCAGACTATGAGCACATCTGTCAAACTCTCCAAATGGCCCGTGAATCTGGGGCTGTTAGCCGATCTTCTATAAAATCCAAACCAGGAAGTGCCATGAGCATAGAAACCCCACAGCATGTGCCCATACCTGGTAGACCTCCCATAGATTCTGAGCAGCCATGTTGTTCTTCAGCATTAGAAGTGAGACAGGGGCCAATGGCATTATTCAGGGATGAAAGGAGCTCAGGTTTTAGGAGGGTAACAAGCCACACTAACAGGTTCCTTAGCAACAGGGGTGTGCTTGGTAGCCTTGCAACGGGAAAGCCTGTTGGTGACAAAGCAGGTTTAGAGGCTAGCCCAGAAGTACCTGCTGACTGGCAGATGCAGCTTTCATTAGCTGAAAAGCATATTGCTACTCTGATCACAGGAAAGGGTTCAGCAGAGAACCTTGATGAGTCAAACATGGTTAAAGGTGATAAAGACATTCCTGGCAGTGAGTCAGTTGAGGATGAAGTGAGCAACACTTTAGCCACTGAAATGAAAGAAGATTCTGCCAGTGCTGAGCAGAAACATAATGAaatcaaaaagaaagaaacagagcaAACGGAGAAACCTGAAAGCCAACAATCTGAAGTGACAGAGAAAGTGAAAGAAGATGAAACTTCTAGGAAAAAGATGCAAACAGAGCAAGAGTGCTGTGTTACCGAAGGAACAGAGCAAAATAGTGATATTAACTCAGAGGCAAATAAAGAACCAAATGTGATCTTGAGGGCAAATAAAACTGCAATGTGGACTAATTCAGGTTTAGAATCAGAGCTACGTCCTGAATTTCCACCAGATCACCTTCCCCTTTCTGTACTTCCTACAACTAATCGTAGATTATCTCTAGGGTTGGATTGGGAGAGAGGTGGGTGGGAAGGGGAAAGTTTGGGTCAAGGTGGTTTCTGGTCCAGAGAGAGGCGGTCCCTTGATGCTGAAAGATGGGATGTTGGTGTAGAGAGATGGGGTTTAGACAATGATAGACAGGAAGGAGGTGGTGAAAAACGGGGTCTGGGGGGTTGGCGTGGATGTGGGATTGATGGGCAAGGCACAGATGATTCAGACTGGGAATTAGATAAAAATACCCAAGACACTGTTGATAAAGATGCAGATTCAGACACAAAACAGAAAATACTTAAGCCTGAGCAGGGTCATAGCAGTCCAGTCTCTAGCACTGATGAAgtggaaaaatataaaaagcatgtTGTTGCTAGCCAATGCATTGAAAATGGCCGGAGTCAAGGTCCAGGTGAAGGTCAGGTTTCAAGTGTAGATAGACGGAGCCGTGGACTTTCCCAAAGAATAGAGGCTCTTTTTACAGCCCCGCCTGGGCATGGCTCAGAGGAGAGACTTGCCCGCATGAGGGAGGTGGACACTGTATCACGAATGAGAAGCCTTAGCCTCCGTAGCTCAGACTCTTGGGATGGACTGCATGGGGTGGGAAGGTGGGTAGATTATGGATGGGAGAAAGAAGGCCCCCTTCCTGGCCCACAGGATTCTTCAAAAATCACAAAGGTAGAGGATAAAGAGGGCAGTGCCCACCCTGCAGTCACAAGTGaacctaaagaaaaaaaagacgacCAGACAACCCTAAAAG AGTCACAGGAGCCCAGCCAGGTGGAGAGGTCGTAG